The Congregibacter litoralis KT71 genome contains a region encoding:
- a CDS encoding IS1182 family transposase, protein MSGFIEGESRSQATLFPERIDDYIAEENAVRVIDVFVDELDLSGLGFKTIPAVTGRPAYNPAMMLKLYIYGYLNRIQSSRRLEREAGRNVELMWLTGRLTPDFKTIADFRKNNGEAIRLVCREFVMLCRKLNLFSDAFVAIDGSKFKAVNNRNRNFSKAKIKRRLEQIDDSIARYLDQIASADRRDSEASHTKTDRLESKIAALKEEIQALKKLEVRMLATPDQQISLTDPDARVMSTAARSKAIVGYNVQAAVDTEHHLIVAHEVTNIGHDRSQLANMALQAKEATDREDLSVLADRGYFSGAEILACENAGITTYVPKTQTSNNQAKGLFARADFVYQPEDDEYECPAGERLIYRFTDNSKEHSMRRYWSSACPQCELKPKCTTGKERRMGRWEHEEILEAMEDRVDRLSNCMRIRGSTVEHPFGTIKSWLGPTHFQMKTLKHVSTEMSLHVLSYNPKRMLQMFGVVPLMAAIRG, encoded by the coding sequence TCTCCGGTTTGGGTTTCAAAACAATTCCCGCCGTCACGGGTCGACCCGCCTATAACCCGGCGATGATGCTGAAGCTCTATATCTACGGTTACCTCAATCGCATCCAATCGTCTCGCCGGTTAGAGCGCGAGGCCGGGCGCAATGTCGAGTTGATGTGGTTAACGGGCAGACTGACGCCGGACTTCAAAACCATCGCTGACTTTCGCAAGAACAACGGTGAAGCCATTCGCCTGGTGTGTCGAGAGTTCGTCATGTTGTGCCGCAAGCTCAATTTATTCAGCGATGCCTTTGTGGCGATTGATGGCAGCAAGTTCAAAGCGGTGAACAACCGCAATCGCAACTTCAGCAAAGCCAAGATCAAGAGACGCCTGGAGCAGATCGACGACAGCATCGCCCGCTATCTGGATCAGATCGCCAGCGCCGACCGGCGCGACAGTGAGGCCAGTCACACCAAGACCGATCGACTGGAAAGTAAAATCGCGGCGCTCAAGGAGGAGATTCAGGCACTAAAAAAGCTGGAGGTCCGGATGCTGGCAACACCGGACCAACAGATATCCCTGACTGATCCTGACGCCCGCGTAATGTCCACCGCAGCGCGCAGCAAAGCGATTGTCGGCTACAACGTACAGGCCGCTGTGGATACAGAGCACCATTTAATCGTAGCCCACGAAGTCACCAACATCGGTCACGACCGTTCGCAATTGGCCAACATGGCGCTCCAAGCCAAAGAAGCGACCGACCGCGAGGACCTGTCGGTACTGGCGGACCGCGGTTACTTTAGTGGGGCCGAGATATTGGCCTGCGAGAACGCTGGCATTACGACCTACGTGCCCAAGACTCAAACCTCGAACAACCAGGCCAAAGGACTGTTTGCTCGAGCAGACTTTGTCTACCAGCCGGAAGACGACGAATACGAATGTCCTGCCGGCGAGCGATTGATCTATCGGTTCACAGATAACTCAAAAGAGCATTCGATGCGTCGTTACTGGTCGTCGGCCTGCCCGCAGTGCGAGCTAAAGCCAAAATGCACGACGGGCAAGGAACGCCGTATGGGTCGCTGGGAACATGAAGAGATACTGGAGGCGATGGAGGATCGGGTGGACCGTCTGTCGAACTGCATGCGCATTCGCGGCAGCACGGTGGAACACCCGTTTGGCACGATCAAGTCCTGGTTGGGGCCGACGCACTTCCAGATGAAGACGCTCAAACACGTCAGCACGGAGATGAGCCTGCATGTCCTGTCCTACAACCCCAAACGGATGTTGCAGATGTTTGGTGTTGTGCCGCTGATGGCGGCGATAAGGGGCTAA
- a CDS encoding c-type cytochrome, whose protein sequence is MSKNLFFKNLVSKKLLATGLAVATLSAAPLALSHLVKEEAMQSYRQSYFTLIAMNFGPMAAMVKGDMPWDDDKMLALAEDFAAVASVDVARAFGPGSDKGTTRAKPEIWENTDDFLEKYAALQSASKDLLAAAKSGDRGAIGGAIKDTGGTCKACHDEYKAKDYLY, encoded by the coding sequence ATGTCGAAAAACCTTTTTTTCAAGAATCTTGTCTCTAAAAAGCTGCTGGCCACGGGTTTGGCAGTCGCTACCCTGAGCGCAGCACCCCTGGCTTTGTCCCATCTGGTCAAAGAAGAAGCGATGCAGTCTTATCGCCAGTCCTATTTCACCCTGATTGCCATGAACTTCGGCCCTATGGCTGCAATGGTCAAGGGCGATATGCCCTGGGATGACGACAAGATGCTCGCTCTCGCCGAGGACTTTGCCGCGGTCGCCAGCGTTGATGTGGCCCGCGCCTTTGGCCCCGGCTCCGATAAGGGCACGACGCGTGCCAAGCCCGAAATCTGGGAAAACACCGACGACTTTCTGGAGAAGTATGCGGCGCTGCAGTCCGCTTCCAAGGATCTTCTTGCGGCCGCTAAAAGTGGTGACCGGGGAGCGATCGGCGGTGCTATCAAGGATACCGGTGGAACCTGTAAAGCCTGTCACGACGAGTACAAGGCGAAAGACTACCTCTACTAG